The genomic DNA GTTTTCAGTTATGCCGGATTGTTATTCGACCTTTTGGTTCCCTTTCTGCTTTTAAAGCCGAATTTTCGGATATTGGCATATTGTCTGGTGCTTATTTTTCACGCGCTAACTTGGAAACTTTTTCCGATCGGAATGTTTCCTTGGATCATGTCACTCTCGGCCACTCTATTCTTTCCTCCGTCCTGGCCGTTAAAACTCAGAAACTTTTTAAAACGGAGAGGAATTTTTCCTTACGGCGAACTAAGAAATCTCTTTCAGGTAGCTTGGCAAAAATTGCCGGTTCGGTTTCGCTTTGATTCGGCGGGATTCTTTTTAAAAATTCTTCTTTTTTTGGAAAAACCGGATCTTTGGGGACGCAATCTATATTATAAATTCCCAAAGTATGATCCGAAAACGATTCATAAAATAGGAACGCTATTCTGGTCTTCTTACATTCTATTTCAAATTCTTTTCCCGTTAAGGCATTTTTTATACCCTGGAAACAACCTTTGGACAGAACAAGGATTCCGATTCGCATGGCATATTATGCTGATTCAAAAAAACGGAATCGCGTCGTTTCGAGTGGCAAATCTGAGAACGGGAGAAGTACATTTCGTTCTCCCCGAATCGCACCTCACCGAGTTTCAAAAGACCATGATGAGTACTCAACCGGATTTGATTCTACAATTCGCTCATTATTTAGGCGAAGCAGAAAAACGTAAAACCGGCGACGATGTCGCAGTCTATGCCGATATAACGGTTTCTTTAAACGGGAAAAAAAGCAAAACATTCATAGATCCGTTACG from Leptospira fainei serovar Hurstbridge str. BUT 6 includes the following:
- a CDS encoding HTTM domain-containing protein — translated: MKSKSSLLNTIRTELAGDSPAWSVGLFRFFFGILLSFLALRYLAYGWVGKYFLQPEFHFKYYGFSWVPVLPSWLLYPLFWILILAGIGISLGILYRICLIVYLIGFLYFNLLDVSTYLNHYYLVALLLWIMIWIPADRCLSVSHFLETYRTGRWANPSIRNWSLWLLRFQIGCVYFFGGLAKIVPDWLFQAQPLRIWLIRNTDFPVLGKFFTYPIAGYVFSYAGLLFDLLVPFLLLKPNFRILAYCLVLIFHALTWKLFPIGMFPWIMSLSATLFFPPSWPLKLRNFLKRRGIFPYGELRNLFQVAWQKLPVRFRFDSAGFFLKILLFLEKPDLWGRNLYYKFPKYDPKTIHKIGTLFWSSYILFQILFPLRHFLYPGNNLWTEQGFRFAWHIMLIQKNGIASFRVANLRTGEVHFVLPESHLTEFQKTMMSTQPDLILQFAHYLGEAEKRKTGDDVAVYADITVSLNGKKSKTFIDPLRDLMKVKEGFSNKDWILADEK